Proteins co-encoded in one Neodiprion lecontei isolate iyNeoLeco1 chromosome 3, iyNeoLeco1.1, whole genome shotgun sequence genomic window:
- the LOC107226925 gene encoding lysosomal acid phosphatase, which translates to MRDSSAVFRVAIAFVLLTFHCAASTSPSHEQKSLQQVVIVFRHGDRAPIDVYPNDPYADYPWPSGKGGLTKKGMLQLYTLGQRIREMYGSLIDDEYHSNEILVRSSHLDRAIMSAQSLLAGLYLPKPEDQFIPGLLWRPVTVQTIPQGSDKLIVMDVPCPRFENESAHFISELDASYNDPVLFNILSKGTGMKITSLKSVLYLRDIFQCQELNGLPLPDWATNFLRNQTIKASVYFDAHMNSLVQKRLRGGPLLKEILQNMWMSKNGTNERKMHLYAAHDYTLVYTSRLLGFNERHIEPAYGACFIFELHTVDGGRDHRVKISFLNTTETTIPHPLNVPGCGTSCSLETLSRILNPVLPENWDNECMT; encoded by the exons ATGCGTGATTCCTCAGCCGTTTTTAGAGTGGCTATTGCCTTCGTTCTCCTAACTTTTCACTGCGCTGCCTCTACTTCACCATCCCACGAACAAAAGAGCCTGCAACAAGTTGTTATC GTATTTCGACATGGCGACAGAGCTCCCATTGATGTTTATCCGAATGATCCTTATGCTGATTATCCATGGCCTAGCGGAAAGGGAGGATTGACTAAG AAAGGAATGCTTCAGTTGTACACTCTGGGGCAACGGATACGAGAAATGTACGGATCGTTGATCGACGACGAGTATCACAGCAACGAAATTCTGGTACGTAGCAGCCATTTGGACAGAGCCATCATGTCCGCGCAATCGCTTTTAGCAGGACTTTATTTGCCGAAACCTGAAGACCAGTTCATACCAGGTTTACTTTGGCGTCCAGTTACGGTGCAGACGATACCGCAGGGTTCGGACAAG TTGATCGTGATGGACGTGCCGTGTCCGCGCTTTGAGAATGAATCTGCTCATTTCATTTCGGAGTTAGACGCAAGCTATAACGACCCAGTTCTCTTCAACATACTGTCAAAGGGTACCGGCATGAAGATAACATCTTTAAAAAGTGTTTTGTATCTTCGCGACATATTTCAATGTCAG GAATTGAATGGATTACCATTGCCAGACTGGGCTACAAACTTCTTGAGGAACCAAACCATAAAGGCATCCGTATACTTTGATGCGCATATGAACAGTTTAGTCCAGAAGCGGCTCAGAGGCG GACCCTTGTTGAaggaaattttacaaaatatgtggATGAGTAAGAACGGAACCAACGAACGCAAAATGCACCTTTACGCTGCTCACGATTATACGCTTGTGTATACTTCGAGGCTCTTAGGATTCAACGAAAGACACATTGAGCCGGCATACGGTGCGTGTTTTATCTTTGAATTGCACACAGTGGACGGTGGACGAGATCACAGAGTCAAG ATATCATTCCTGAATACTACGGAAACAACTATTCCGCACCCCTTGAACGTGCCCGGATGTGGAACTTCCTGTTCGCTGGAGACGTTATCAAGAATTTTGAATCCAGTGCTGCCTGAGAACTGGGATAACGAGTGCATGACATAA